One Dietzia sp. JS16-p6b genomic window carries:
- a CDS encoding cytochrome P450: MSTATNWIDSVTMDQLNEDPHPVHDRLREQAPVAFVPAVGLHVASTREACLTIAQDSENWATVIAPAGERSFGKGTVLAANDSEHAELRKMIDPGLRPSAVDGHIDDLVRPYARHLLGELDSRGKADIQEEYFAPVSVRAVGDLMGLTNVPAETLVRWFQTLALAFGNAAVDESGDFLNKQLFEAADAVRAEIHTVVDPLLDHWAENPDHSLLSHWLHDGGPEGELQSRDKIYPNIYVFLLGALQEPGHVMTTTLAALLRDPEQLERVVDDPTLIPRAANEAARWVAPIWTAATKVAKNDVTVSGVEIAAGTTVLLSYGSANRDSATWERAEVFDLDRPAMPNLAFGAGQHACAGTHVGMSIVRIALEELFDAIPNIEADPDQDVTFWGWTFRGPQGLHVQWEV; the protein is encoded by the coding sequence ATGTCCACAGCAACCAACTGGATCGATTCGGTGACGATGGACCAGCTCAACGAGGACCCGCACCCGGTGCACGATCGACTACGCGAACAGGCGCCGGTGGCGTTCGTCCCCGCGGTGGGGTTGCACGTCGCGTCCACGCGGGAGGCGTGCTTGACGATCGCGCAGGATTCCGAGAACTGGGCAACCGTCATCGCCCCCGCCGGCGAACGCAGCTTCGGTAAGGGAACGGTCCTGGCTGCCAATGACTCCGAGCACGCGGAGTTGCGGAAGATGATCGATCCCGGCCTGAGGCCGTCCGCGGTGGATGGCCACATCGACGATCTGGTCCGGCCGTATGCCCGCCATCTCCTGGGCGAACTCGACTCGCGGGGGAAGGCGGACATCCAGGAGGAGTACTTCGCTCCCGTGAGCGTGCGGGCCGTCGGCGACCTGATGGGGTTAACCAACGTCCCGGCCGAGACCCTGGTGCGGTGGTTTCAGACGTTGGCGTTGGCGTTCGGCAACGCGGCGGTCGACGAGAGCGGCGACTTCCTCAACAAGCAACTGTTCGAGGCCGCTGACGCCGTGCGCGCCGAGATCCACACGGTGGTCGATCCGCTACTCGACCACTGGGCCGAGAATCCCGACCACTCGCTTCTCTCCCACTGGCTACACGACGGCGGGCCCGAGGGCGAGCTCCAGTCCAGGGACAAGATCTACCCCAACATCTATGTGTTCCTCCTCGGCGCGCTGCAGGAACCGGGGCATGTGATGACGACGACGCTGGCGGCCCTGTTGCGGGACCCGGAGCAGTTGGAGAGGGTGGTCGACGACCCGACGCTCATCCCGCGTGCGGCCAACGAGGCCGCTCGGTGGGTCGCTCCGATCTGGACGGCCGCTACGAAGGTGGCCAAGAACGACGTGACCGTCTCGGGCGTGGAGATCGCCGCCGGGACGACGGTCCTGCTCTCCTACGGCTCGGCCAATCGGGACTCCGCGACGTGGGAGCGGGCGGAGGTCTTCGACCTCGATCGTCCTGCCATGCCGAACCTGGCCTTCGGCGCCGGCCAGCATGCCTGTGCAGGGACCCACGTCGGCATGTCGATCGTGCGCATCGCACTCGAGGAGCTCTTCGACGCCATTCCCAATATCGAGGCGGATCCCGACCAGGACGTGACGTTCTGGGGGTGGACCTTCCGCGGCCCGCAGGGACTGCACGTGCAGTGGGAGGTCTGA
- a CDS encoding 2Fe-2S iron-sulfur cluster-binding protein, whose product MAFTVTLGDGTRFEAPADRSVLESALRAGRWMPHACAQGTCGTCKFTVVSGTVDHGASCTEVLTPCDRASGRALACQSRPLSDLTASGVGGEPAPRVVHALRGHSGRVVELTPVATDTVRLVVELSEPMEFSPGQYCEFDVPGTDVRRQYSIASTPRDGSRLEFHIRRVSGGLATERWIFRDLAVGDPVHLRGPMGSFFLDGALDEEAILIGGGTGVAPLKSIAVHALENALLPRISLYHGCRTRSDLYDVEFFRDLESTHRQFSYHPVLSEETWEGASGLVTDAVLGDFPSCRGHVAFLCGPPPMIEAGVRALRRRRMPSRLMHREEFTPSAPTPAVGV is encoded by the coding sequence ATGGCCTTCACCGTCACGTTGGGCGACGGGACCCGGTTCGAGGCGCCCGCCGACCGCTCGGTGCTCGAGTCCGCGCTCAGGGCGGGGCGCTGGATGCCCCACGCCTGCGCGCAGGGGACCTGCGGAACCTGCAAGTTCACCGTTGTCTCGGGAACGGTCGATCACGGTGCGTCCTGCACCGAGGTACTGACCCCGTGCGACCGCGCGTCGGGCAGAGCGCTGGCCTGTCAGTCCCGGCCGCTCTCCGACCTGACCGCATCAGGAGTCGGGGGAGAACCCGCTCCGCGGGTGGTCCATGCGCTCCGCGGCCACAGCGGGAGGGTTGTCGAACTCACCCCCGTGGCGACGGACACCGTCCGTCTGGTCGTCGAGCTGAGCGAACCGATGGAGTTCAGTCCCGGCCAGTACTGTGAGTTCGACGTTCCCGGTACTGACGTCCGGCGTCAGTACTCCATCGCGAGCACCCCGCGGGACGGGTCCCGTCTGGAGTTCCACATCCGCCGGGTGAGTGGTGGCCTCGCCACGGAGAGGTGGATCTTCCGGGACCTCGCCGTCGGTGATCCGGTGCACCTACGCGGTCCGATGGGCTCGTTCTTCCTCGACGGTGCCCTCGACGAGGAGGCGATACTCATCGGTGGCGGTACCGGTGTGGCGCCTCTCAAGTCGATCGCCGTCCACGCGCTGGAGAACGCCCTTCTGCCCCGGATCAGCCTGTACCACGGCTGCCGCACTCGATCGGACCTGTACGACGTCGAGTTCTTCCGTGATCTCGAGTCGACGCACCGGCAGTTCAGCTACCACCCGGTGCTGAGCGAGGAGACCTGGGAGGGCGCCAGCGGGTTGGTCACCGACGCGGTCCTCGGGGACTTTCCGAGTTGCCGCGGGCACGTCGCCTTCCTCTGCGGTCCGCCGCCGATGATCGAGGCCGGGGTCAGGGCGCTACGGCGCCGACGGATGCCGAGCCGGCTCATGCACCGGGAGGAATTCACTCCCTCCGCACCCACACCCGCGGTCGGTGTGTGA
- a CDS encoding MBL fold metallo-hydrolase: MTLARHRYILPMAVGALALTLAAANTSGAQSLSSSGSLGSHTGTPPADSEAEMVVTLLGTGSPVPSAERFGNSTLVQAGGLNLVFDAGRGTSIRLDQMGLPLGQVDGVFLTHFHSDHVNGLADLWMTSYIKALGGREDNFQLYGPVGVGRIAEGLQFTHQNDIDVRVADEGLDRATTAITPHEFDEDGVIFDQDGVRVTMFTVEHDAAGVITPAVGYRVDHGESSVLISGDTRPTPNVLSYGEGVDLLIHEVADFVDPTLPLLETVYEHHTNPRQAGEIFTAVAPAMAAYTHIVNGAPPRIPDLPIETLVERTRETYDGPLAVGVDLMTFRINDGDIRVQQPEN; the protein is encoded by the coding sequence ATGACACTCGCACGGCACCGTTACATCCTCCCGATGGCCGTCGGCGCCCTGGCGCTCACGCTCGCCGCCGCCAACACCTCCGGAGCGCAGTCGCTCTCGTCGTCCGGCTCGCTCGGTTCCCACACAGGGACGCCCCCCGCCGACAGTGAGGCGGAGATGGTCGTCACCCTCCTCGGTACCGGGAGCCCCGTCCCCAGCGCCGAACGGTTCGGCAACTCGACCCTGGTGCAGGCGGGCGGACTCAACCTGGTCTTCGACGCCGGGCGCGGCACGTCGATCCGTCTCGACCAGATGGGGCTGCCCCTCGGGCAGGTGGACGGGGTGTTCCTCACCCACTTCCACTCCGACCACGTCAACGGGCTCGCCGACCTCTGGATGACCTCGTACATCAAGGCGCTCGGGGGACGTGAGGACAACTTCCAACTGTACGGTCCCGTGGGCGTCGGGCGGATCGCCGAGGGCCTGCAGTTCACGCACCAGAACGACATCGATGTGCGCGTGGCCGACGAAGGTCTGGACCGGGCCACCACCGCAATCACCCCACACGAGTTCGACGAGGACGGTGTGATCTTCGACCAGGACGGCGTGCGGGTGACCATGTTCACCGTCGAGCACGACGCGGCCGGCGTCATCACGCCCGCCGTGGGGTACCGCGTCGACCACGGCGAGAGCTCGGTGCTGATCAGCGGTGACACCCGGCCGACCCCGAACGTCCTGAGCTACGGCGAGGGGGTCGACCTGCTCATCCACGAGGTGGCCGACTTCGTCGACCCCACCCTTCCCCTGCTCGAGACCGTCTACGAGCACCACACGAACCCGCGCCAGGCCGGTGAGATCTTCACCGCGGTGGCCCCGGCGATGGCGGCCTACACGCACATCGTCAACGGCGCGCCCCCGCGTATCCCCGACCTGCCCATCGAGACGCTGGTCGAGAGGACGCGGGAGACCTACGACGGCCCGCTGGCCGTGGGTGTGGACCTGATGACGTTCAGGATCAACGACGGAGACATCCGGGTGCAGCAGCCCGAGAACTGA